The Chloroflexus aggregans DSM 9485 genome segment GCGCGCGCCGAACGGTAGCCACTTCAATCGAACCTAACGACGCAGTTGACGAGCAGCCATCACGCTTACCCGACCTAGACGGGCCCACATCCCCGACATTTGGCGGTAATAACGCACCCGCACTATCCGCACCGGCTGACCGAGCGTAGCAAAGGCTGCTGCCGCCAAGACGGCCACCAATTGGGGATCGAGCCGGTCGGCAGGTGTAGGGGTAGACGGTGGTGAGGAGACAACCGGCTGCGATACCTTGGGCCGGCGACGGAACAAATGCTGACTAGCGCGCAAAGCGCTCAGCGCAAACGCGATAATCGTCAGTACGACAAAGACGATGCTCATCCCTGTCAGCGCGATCTGCACACCGACAATGAGTGGGTCGGCAGTCGGGTCAATCATACGATCTCCTTAAGCAAACAGGCCCTGTCACAATGGCACCAAACCATGCTTCTTTTGCGGACGGAACTCGCGCTTGGTACGGAGCGAAGCCAACGCAAGACTCAGGTAGCGACGGGTTTCACTCGGTGCGATAATGCTGTCGATCAAGTTACGTGACGCACCAACGTAAGGTGAAGCGAACTCGGCACGATAGAGACGAACAAACTCAGCACGGGCGGCTGCCGGGTCGGCAGCCTGTTTAATCTGCTCACGATAAATAATATTGACCGCGCCTTCCGGCCCCATCACCGCAATCTCACTACTCGGCCAAGCCGCGACACGGTCTGCCCCGAGATCTTTGCCACACATCGCCAGATAGGCGCCACCGTAGGCTTTCCGCAAAATCACCGTAATCTTGGGTGTCGTCGCTGCCGAGTACGCAAACAACATCTTGGCACCGTGGCGAATAATGCCACCACGTTCTTGCGCGACACCGGGCAGGAAACCGGGAACATCGACGAAGGTAATGAGCGGAATGTTAAACGCATTGCAGAAGCGAACGAAACGCGCGATCTTGTCTGAGGCATCGATATCGAGCACCCCGGCCATCACCATCGGCTGGTTGGCGACAATTCCCACCGTATTACCATCGATGCGGGCAAAGCCGATCACAGCGTTATCGGCGAATCCACGCTGCACTTCCATAAAGTCGCCATCGTCGACCAGCCGCTTGATAATGGGTATCACATCATACGGCTCGCGCGGATCGTCGGGAATAATCGTATCGAGGGCGGGATCGGAAAAGATACGCAACTCACCATCACCCCGATCAGGCGGGTCTTCGAGATTATTCGATGGCAAGAAGCTGAGCAAGCGCTTGCAGATAGCAATCGCTTCTTGATCATTCTCGGCGATAAAGTGTGCGACACCGCTGCGAACTTGGGCTTCCGGCCCACCTAACTCCTCACCGGTCACATGCTCACCGGTAACCTGCTTGAGCACTTCGGGGCCGGTAATAAACATCTCACTGCCACGCACCATAATGATAAAATCCATCAATGCCGGCGAGTAGGCAGCACCACCGGCGCAGGGGCCGGCGATAATCGCGATCTGAGGTACGACACCAGACAGCAGCACATTGCGGTAGAAGATACGTCCGTAACCGCTCAGTGCATCGATACCCTCTTGGATCCGCGCGCCACCGCTATCGTTGATGGTGATAAACGGCGAACCGCACTTGAGGGCGAGATCCATGGTTTGGCAAATCTTATCGGCGTGCATCTCACCTACCGAGCCACCGGCAACGGTAAAATCTTGGGCGGCGACGAACACTTGCCGGCCATCGACACTGCCACAGCCGGTAATTACGCCCTCGCCGGGCATCTCTTTATCTGCCATTCCGAAGGCAGTACAGCGATGGCGGGCAAACAGATACAATTCCTGAAACGTATCGTGATCGATGAGCAGATGAATCCGCTCGCGGGCAGTCAATTTGCCGGCTTGATGCTGGCGAGCGATCCGGTCGGGGCCGCCGCCCTGTTCGAGCTGGTGACGCTGCTGGCGGAGCGCCTCGATCCGGGCTCGGAGGGTTAATGGAGCGGCAGCGGATGATTCCGTATCGCGCTGAGTCATGGTCTTTCCTCCCTGTGAACGAATAGCCACGATCGCTTGCGGCATAATCACTCGCAGAGCGGCGTCGTGGGTAGTGGGTGGATCGATTGATAGATCGCTTTGGGTATGTACAGATGTTAGTATAGCATGTGCAATAGTTGCGTGCAGTAAAATAGGGTCATTCTTTGGCAACCGTGTATTGTCGTTTGGTTGACGGAGTAAACGCATGACAACCATCCCCGCGCAGCCGGCCCGCCTATGGTTGGTCATCCTTTGGATGGCGCTAGCGGTGTTGCTGGCGAAAGGTACGTGGTTTTCCGCTTCAGCGGTGGTGCCGGCATTGACCGCCGAGGGGGGTTAGACGATACGGTGCGGGCGTGGTTAACGATGTCGGTGCAACTGGGCTTTGCCGTGGGTGCGTTTGCTTTAGCGGCGCTGGGGTTAGCCGACCGCTGGCCCACCCACTGGTTCTTTGCTGGGGCGGCGGCGCTAGCGGCCCTCTGCACGGCATTGATCGCGTTGTTTACCGAGGGGCCGAGGTTAGCGTTACCGTTGCGGTTTTTGACCGGCATGGCGCTGGCGGGGTGTATCCGGTCGGGATGAAGATCATGGCAACGTGGACGCAGCGCGGGCGTGGGTTGGCGATCGGGATGTTGGTCGGTGCGCTGACGATCGGTTCAGCTTCGCCGCACTTGCTCAATGTGTTGGGCGGGATTAGCGATTGGCGGCGCACGCTGTTGCTGGCTGCCGGGTTGGCAGCGCTGGGGGGCGTGATGGTGGCGGCGGCGGTGCGAGAAGGGCCGCTGCGGGCGACTACGCCGCGCTTTAGCTGGACGCAGGTGGTTGACGTGGCGCGCGAGCGGCCAGTGTTGTTAGTTAATCTCGGTTATCTCGGCCACATGTGGGAATTGTACGCGGCGTGGGCATGGCTGCCGTTCTTTCTGTTGGCCAGCTTCGAGGCTAGTGGCGTAGCAACGCATTGAGCCGGTGTGGCTGCCTTTGCCGCAATTGCGATGGGCGGCCTCGGCAGTGTCGTGGCTGGCGCGCTCGCCGACCGGCTGAGCCGCACCACAATTACGATCGCGGCGATGGCCATCAGCGGCGGTTGTGCGCTGGTGATCAGGCTAGCGTTCGGCGGTAAGCCGTGGCTGGTCACCGGTTTGGACTTGCTCTGGGGCTTGACCGTCGTCGCCGATTCAGCCCAATTCTCGGCAGCGGTAAGCGAACTCTCGCCCCCCCGGACGCACCGGCACCGCTTTGACCTTGCAAACCAGCTTGGGCTTTCTACTTACCCTGATCACGATCTGGCTGGTGCCGCCGCTGGTGGCTTGGGGTGGCTAGCGGTGGGCCTTTGCTGGGCTGGCGCTTGGGCCGGCGATTGGCATCTGGGCGATGGCGACGCTCCGGCGATCGCCGGCGGCGGCGCGCTTGGCCGGCGGGCGGGGGTGAGTGCGGCGGGCCGGTAAGTGTGATACAATGGGGCGAGTATGTCCGCAGGGTTGTTGCAGGTAGGCGACAGGACTAATGACAGCAGAGAATAGGTTGCGATTGCCGTACTGGTGGCGCGTGAGTTGGCCCTTCCTCTGGTTTTTGGTCTTGACGATTCTCTGGACGTGGCCGCTAGCGATGGAGATGACCACCGCCTTGCCCGGCAGCGGGGCTGATCCGTTGTTGCAGACGTGGATACTGGCGTGGGATGGCCACGCGCTGTTGCACCATCCGGCAAGCGTCTGGGATGCGCCAATCTTTTTTCCGTATCCGCGCACGTTGACGTACAATGACCACCATCTGCTCTGGGCAGTGGTGATGTTGCCGGTCTTGGCGTTCGGCCAGCCGGTGGCGGCGTACAACGCGCTGTTGTTGCTGAGTTTTGCCCTCAGCGGCTGGGCGGTCTGTCTGCTCACCCATGATATCCTCGCTGAGCACACCGAAGAACCGGCGGCGACCATCGGCGCGTTGCTGGCCGGTGGTTTGTTTGCCTTCAGTACCTACCGGATGGCGCATTTGGCGCATCTCAACTTGCTCCAAACGGCGTGGTTGCCATTGGCGTTGTACTGGCTGCGCCAGATGGCGGTGCGGTCGGGCGGGGCGTTTTGGCGAGCGGCGGCGTTGACCGGCGTGTTTGCCGGTGTGCAAGCGGTGACAGCGGTCTACTACGCGCCGATGGCGGCGCTGGCGGTGGGGGTAGCGGCTTTCGTGTGGTTGTGGCCGGCGCGCTGGCGGTCGCCATTGGCACGACGGGCGGTGGGGCGCAGCATTGGTGGATTGGCGCTCGCCGGCGCGGTGGCAGTGCTGATCGCGCTGCCGTTTCTGCTGCCCTATATGATGGTCTATGCCTATCTCGGCATTGTGCGTTCGCCGGGGGAGCTGGTGCGGTGGTCGGCGCCGCTGACGGCGTATCTGTCGGTGCCGGCGGGGAATGTGCTGTATGGTGCCGGGTTGACGCCGGTGCAGCCGGGCAGCGAGCAGGAGCTGCTGCTGTTTCCGGGGGCGCTGGCGGTGGTGTTGGCCGGGATCGGCGGCTGGCGGTGGTGGCGCGCGGCGCGGCGTGACGGGTTGGCGCTGCTGTTGATCGGGGCGGCGGGCGTGGTGTTGTCGCTGGGGGTGGCGTTGCGGGTGCGCAGCGATGAGGCGGGCGTGGTGGCGGCGTTGCCGTATGGCTGGTTGTACGAGCGAGTGCCGGGGTTTAACGCGCTGCGGGTGCCGGCACGGTGGTGGATGCTTGGCAGCTTGGCGGTCGCGGTGCTGGCGGGGATGGGGGCGGCGTGGCTGTGGCGGGGATGGGGGCGCTGGCTCGTGCCGGTGGTGGGGGTGTTGGCGCTGCTTGAACATCTGGTATGGCCCATCCCGCGGATCGAGCTGCCCGCGCCGCCGCCGGTCTATCAATGGCTAGCGCAATCGTCGCCGTCTGCTCATCGCGTTGTGCTAGAATTGCCAGCGGAAGCAGCCGAAGAGGCGACCCCGGTGCGCGCGTGGTACCAGTTCTTTCAAATCACGCACTGGCGCACGTTAGTCAACGGTTATAGTGGGTTGACCCCGGCAGGATCGCTTGATGTCGTGCGGCGATTGCGCCGGTTGCCGGATGATGATACGGTGCGATATATAGCCCGCTTGGGCGTCGATACACTGATTATTCATCGTGATCGATACGATGAACCAGCCAAGTTGGCACATCTCTTGCAGTGGGCACAGGCCACGCCGTGGCTTGAACCGCAGGGTGTCTTTGCCGATGCTATCGTTTATGCGATCAAACCCGATCCGTCGTTAGAAACGCTGGTGTCAGCCGGTGATCGCATCTATATCGACAACAATGATCGCATTCCGGGTATGGTAGCGCTCACCTTAGCCCACCGCTGGCAGACAGCGGGCGCAATGGTTTACGGGCTGAAACGGTTGCGCTACTACCCAGCGCTTGCCACCCCACCGGATGGGCAGTTGTTTGATTACGTTGTCTTAGCACGCGGGACGGATCCGCGTCCGTTTGGCACAATGCCGGCGCTAGTGCGGTGGCAAGAGGAGGGGGTGGCGGTCTATGCCGTTCCTGCTGAGCTGTTGGCAACGCAGGAGTTAGGCGCGCCGGATATCGGCCAATTTCACCCGCGCCATCCGGCGACGTTGACGGTGCGGTTGCGTGGTGATAGCGTGGAAGTTGGCCGGAGCCGGATCGCCTTGCCTACCGTGGTGGAAGCCGCGACCCTGCTGCTTGATGTGGCGAGTCTGACCGAGCAAGAGGTGCAGGTGGGCGAGACGAAGCAGCGGTTGGCTGCCGGCGGGCAGACGTTGACTGTGCCGATCAGCCGTGATCAACCGGTAACGATCAGTGGCGACGCGGCGACGTTCAGCATCGTGCGTGTGCAGCTCTGGCGGGGAATGCCGGCGCTGGATGCAGTGGGTGGCGTGGCGTTGACGGTTGAGAGCGCGTTTGCTGGCTCGCAGTTACAGTTGCTGGCGCGCTTGAGCAGGGCGACTGAAGTGACCCTTGAAATATACGGTTCAACACCGTGGTATGAAAAACCGGTGCATTTGTTGACCGGCAAGCTGACAACGACTGATAGTACAGAGCCGTCAACCCTGACCGTTGATTTGATTCAGCCATCGGCGCCATGGCTTGAATATGCGGTGCCAGCGGTAGATGGCCGCTACATCGCTTATCTACGGATTGCCGGTCAAGCCAGCACGGACGGATTGCCGGTTGCTAAGTTTACCGTGCGCAATGGGCAAGTGGTTGATGCGCAGCCGTTGCCGGCCCCATTGACGATTGTGCGCTGATGTTGGTGAAGTCAAACGTATGCAAGATCAGTTTGTTCGCTGGATGCGCGTGAGTTGGCCCTTCCTCTGGTTTTTGGTCTTGACCATACTCTGGACGTGGCCGCTAGCGATGCAGATGACTACCGTCTTGCCCGGCAGCGGCAGCGATCCGCTCTTTCAAGTCTGGACGTTGGCGTGGGATGGACATGCGTTGTTGACCAATCCGGCCCGGATTTGGGATGCGCCGATCTTTTTTCCGTATCCTACAACACTGGCCTATAGCGATCATCATATTGTGCTGGCGCTGTTGATGTTGCCAGTCTTGGCGTTCGGCCAGCCGGTGGCGGCGTACAACGCGCTGCTGTTGCTGAGTTTTGCCCTCAGCGGCTGGGCGGTCTGTCTGCTCACCCATGATATCCTCGCTGAGCACACCGAAGAACCGGCGGCGACCATCGGCGCGTTGCTGGCCGGTAGCTTGTTCGCCTTCAGCACCTACCGGATGGCCCACCTCAGCCATTTGCAGATGCTCCAAACGGCGTGGTTGCCATTGGCGTTGTACTGGCTGCGCCAGATGGCGGTGCGGTCGGGCGGGGCGTTTTGGCGAGCGGCGGCGTTGACCGGCGTGTTTGCCGGTGTGCAAGCGGTGACAGCGGTCTACTACGCGCCGATGGCGGCGCTGGCGGTGGGGGTGGCGGCTTTCGTGTGGTTGTGGCCGGCGCGCTGGCGGTCGCCATTGGCACGACGGGCGGTGGGGCGCAGCATTGGTGGATTGGCGCTCGCCGGCGCAGTGGCAGTGCTGATCGCGCTGCCGTTTCTGCTGCCCTATATGATGGTCTATGCCTATCTCGGCATTGTGCGTTCGCCGGGGGAGCTGGTGCGGTGGTCGGCGCCGCTGACGGCGTATCTGTCGGTGCCGGCGGGGAATGTGCTGTATGGTGCCGGGTTGACGCCGGTGCAGCCGGGCAGCGAGCAGGAGCTGCTGCTGTTTCCGGGGGCGCTGGCGGTGGTGTTGGCCGGGATCGGCGGCTGGCGGTGGTGGCGCGCGGCGCGGCGTGACGGGTTGGCGCTGCTGTTGATCGGGGCGGCGGGCGTGGTGTTGTCGCTGGGGGTGGCGTTGCGGGTGCGCAGCGATGAGGCGGGCGTGGTGGCGGCGTTACCGTATGGCTGGTTGTACGAGCGAGTGCCGGGGTTTAACGCGCTGCGGGTGCCGGCACGGTGGTGGATGCTTGGCAGCTTGGCGGTCGCGGTGCTGGCGGGGATGGGGGCGGCGTGGCTGTGGCGGGGATGGGGGCGCTGGCTCGTGCCGGTGGTGGGGGTGTTGGCGCTGCTTGAACATCTGGTATGGCCCATCCCGCGGCTCGAGCTGCCCGCGCCGCCGCCGGTCTATCAATGGCTAGCGCAATCGTCGCCGTCTGCTCATCGCGTTGTGCTGGAATTGCCGCTTGATACGAAACTGAGCGGGATCTTCTCGGAGCGCGTTGCTTGGCGCCAATTTTACCAAATTCAACACTGGCGCACGCTAGTAATCGGGTACAGCGGGTTGATTCCGGCAGGAACGTATAATCTCTTACTGCGCTTGCAGCAGTTACCGGACGATGCCACTATTCGCTATCTGGCGCGACTCGGGATTGACACGCTTATTATTCATCGCAATGAATTTAATGATCAAGCGCAGCTTGCTAATCTAATGGCATGGGCAGATCGCACGAACGTTCTTCAACGACTGGCCGAAACAGGTGATGCGGTAGTCTATGCTCTGCAGCCGGATCGCACTCTTGCGACGCTCGTTACGCCGGCCAGCACTATCTTCCTTTCCGGGGATGTGCTTATCCCCGATCTGGTAGCGCTCGCCTTGCAGCGACGCTGGCAAGCGGCAGGGGCGGTTGTCTACGGACCGGGGAGAGAGCAATATTATCCAGCCTTGGCTACCCCCCAATCCGGTCAGCGCTTCGATTACGTGGCGCTGGCGCCACGCGCAGATCCGCGTCCGTTTGGCACAATGCCGGCGCTAGTGCGGTGGCAAGAGGAGGGGGTGGCGGTCTATGCCGTTCCTGCTGAGCTGTTGGCAACGCAGGAGTTAGGCGCGCCGGATATCGGCCAATTTCACCCGCGCCATCCGGCGACGTTGACGGTGCGGTTGCGTGGTGATAGCGTGGAAGTTGGCCGGAGCCGGATCGCCTTGCCTACCGTGGTGGAAGCCGCGACCCTGCTGCTTGATGTGGCGAGTCTGACCGAGCAAGAGGTGCAGGTGGGCGAGACGAAGCAGCGGTTGGCTGCCGGCGGGCAGACGTTGACTGTGCCGATCAGCCGTGATCAACCGGTAACGATCAGTGGCGACGCGGCGACGTTCAGCATCGTGCGTGTGCAGCTCTGGCGGGGAATGCCGGCGCTGGATGCAGTGGGTGGCGTGGCGTTGACGGTTGAGAGCGCGTTTGCTGGCTCGCGGCTGCGGATTGCTGCGCAGTATAGCGGGAATACCCCCCTGCTGCTTGAAATTCATGGCGCGGAAGCGGGAACTGAACGGCCCGTGATGTTGGCGCGCGGAACGCTGCCAGTATCAGCGGCAGGAGCGGTGGACGTGACAATTGACGCGCGCCAGCCGCAGGCGGCGTGGTTGAGCCAATCACCGGCAGCGGTGGATGGCCGGTACATCGCGTACGTGAAGCTCAGTCCTGACACCGATGGCATTCCGATTGCTCAATTTCAGGTGCGCAACGGCGAGGTGGTAGCTGCGCAACCGGTGCCGCTGCCGTTGACGATCTTGCGGTGAAGCCACTCTCTTACGACTGGTGCATTAATGGGGGGCACAACGTAGGTGTGCCCCCCGCTTCGTCGAGCGAGTGGAATGCGCCGGGAGCGCATCGGTGGATGGCGCACGGGTATTGTGAACAGTGCAGAACCGTGAGTGGCAATGATTGCCCCTAGGGGCCAGCAAAGCGTGGTCTCGTGAAGGAGGGGTATGATAGGCGGTGTTAATGAGCGAGTTAAATGTTAGCTGTATTTTGCCGTAATGTTTGATGCTGATGATTAAATCATATATTAACTTGTTTTGAATGTTTTTAACTAGATTTTTAACGGTTAGAAAAATGCAAAATGCAAAAACAAGTTATGTATATTCATGGAGAGCACACGACAAATCTGATCCTCTTTCACAAATCACGCACTTGTATCTCAGCGCACGGTTACGGTCGAGCTGACCGGTAGTTGTGCGATCCCGTACTGGTATTACTGGTATTACTCCAGTGGCGTCATTGCTCTCTCCGCAGTCAGGTAAGAGCGGGGGCCGGGGGATGCAGCGGTCAACGCTAAGCCACCAAGCGACTCACAGGCGAGAAGCACGCCGAGGGTGCAAAGGGGTTGCGGGGAAGAGCCGCTCGCACTTGTCATTGCGAGCCGCCAACGGCGGCGAAGCAATCCCCTACTTCAGCGAGAGGGAATGCCTCAACGCGATTGGTTTGCATCTCAGCAGAAGATGGCTGCGGGCGCGCAGCGCTCTCGCAATGACTTACAGCTCTTTCCCTTTGTTCCTCTCCCGCTGGGGGAGGGGAACGTGCCCTACACCCCCAGCCCCTCTCCCACTGGTGCGGGAGAGGGGCTGACTGCCTGCATTACTGCCAGTTTCCGCATCACCTTCTCCAACTGGTGCGG includes the following:
- a CDS encoding OadG family protein; the encoded protein is MIDPTADPLIVGVQIALTGMSIVFVVLTIIAFALSALRASQHLFRRRPKVSQPVVSSPPSTPTPADRLDPQLVAVLAAAAFATLGQPVRIVRVRYYRQMSGMWARLGRVSVMAARQLRR
- a CDS encoding acyl-CoA carboxylase subunit beta; this encodes MTQRDTESSAAAPLTLRARIEALRQQRHQLEQGGGPDRIARQHQAGKLTARERIHLLIDHDTFQELYLFARHRCTAFGMADKEMPGEGVITGCGSVDGRQVFVAAQDFTVAGGSVGEMHADKICQTMDLALKCGSPFITINDSGGARIQEGIDALSGYGRIFYRNVLLSGVVPQIAIIAGPCAGGAAYSPALMDFIIMVRGSEMFITGPEVLKQVTGEHVTGEELGGPEAQVRSGVAHFIAENDQEAIAICKRLLSFLPSNNLEDPPDRGDGELRIFSDPALDTIIPDDPREPYDVIPIIKRLVDDGDFMEVQRGFADNAVIGFARIDGNTVGIVANQPMVMAGVLDIDASDKIARFVRFCNAFNIPLITFVDVPGFLPGVAQERGGIIRHGAKMLFAYSAATTPKITVILRKAYGGAYLAMCGKDLGADRVAAWPSSEIAVMGPEGAVNIIYREQIKQAADPAAARAEFVRLYRAEFASPYVGASRNLIDSIIAPSETRRYLSLALASLRTKREFRPQKKHGLVPL
- a CDS encoding MFS transporter, with the translated sequence MAAFAAIAMGGLGSVVAGALADRLSRTTITIAAMAISGGCALVIRLAFGGKPWLVTGLDLLWGLTVVADSAQFSAAVSELSPPRTHRHRFDLANQLGLSTYPDHDLAGAAAGGLGWLAVGLCWAGAWAGDWHLGDGDAPAIAGGGALGRRAGVSAAGR